In Lactuca sativa cultivar Salinas chromosome 5, Lsat_Salinas_v11, whole genome shotgun sequence, the DNA window TAAGCCACTTTTCTTTTCTTATACTTTCGATCAATTCCCGAGTGGAGATATAATGCACTCCAAGATACTGAATGAATTTCAGTATTGAAAGCACATTGTCTCTGGTAAGCTGTGAAGAGGCTGCAAGAGACATGAGGCGCTTACCAATAAATTACAGGCTTCTGTATCTTGAAACCTAACACCGATTTTTTTCAACTCATCCTCATATTTCTTCAACTCAACACCATAAAACTTTTCATCGACCAATGGGATATCAACAAGCACCGATCCATTCTGTAAAAGATTCCCGATAGATGACTTTAGCATGAACGACTCTGATGGCGGGCGGTAGCCAGGATTGCCACTCAAAGAAATCTTCAACCAACTGCCATTTTCTATGGAGGACAGAAACCTATCTGGTAAACCATCCCTTGATGTCCTTAAATTGTGAAGCCACTCTAAAAGCAAGAATGCATTTCTTTTTGTGAGAGGAGAGGAGAGAGTGGGAATAAGCAGCATTGGGAGGAGATAGATAAGGAACATCAGAAGCTCCAACATATTTTTGAAGAAACGAAACAAGCTATTCACCAGATGTCACCATACCAAAATAGCAAGCACCACGTGTATAATCTTCACCCATCTCAACATAATTATGCTGCCTCCAAGGATTTGAACCAATCAACTCCACCCATCTGCTTCCTTTCGCAGGTACAagaactccacttcttgttttaGTAACATTCCCATAGTTATCAACTATGGGTATATCAATACACAGCTCCTCAACTTCATGTTTCCCTAAATACTCCTTTTTAAAAGAGTTGTGAAGGAAATGGGCATAAGTAACAACCAGCTTGCGGTCATTGTTGAGTGAATGACTAACAAGCTTGGCATATTCACAAACTGTCACAAACTTCATTTTCATCTCATCTCTAAGCCATTTTACTAGTGTTGACTTCTGCGAACATGATCGTATGGCTTCTTGTGTGGCTTTAGGCAGAAAAAAATTACCTATTGAGTTTCTGAACTCTGTGTTGCAGTTATGCAACCAGGAAATACAAACCGAATCTGCAGCCATAAGCTTGTTTGTACCAGAGGCCGGCGTAAATACATCATCTTTTCCATCTCGCCCAATATACTTTATCAGTGGTATATTCTTCATGTTGGAATTTTGAAAACAAGACTCCCAACTCTCTGCGATGAATACCAGAAGCTGTATATAAACATCTTCTGTGACACCCAATACAAGTCTCGAGCTCCCAATGCATTTGGCATACCATTCATGGCTTACAGGTTTGATTTCCAAAAAATCCAGAATCACATTGTAATCACTTTTATCAAACGAAGAAGCCAGAAGATACGCTCCATGAGACGAAATATTAGAAAAACTAACACCTTGTCTCCTTGCCTTGTTCAGTATGCTCCAAAAAGCAGGCTTCAGCCTGCCAACTTCATTGGGTTTACAAAACAACTTCTGTTCAGTGTGTGACTCACATGGGACAATAGCCTCGTTCATCAGCTTAGCTTTGATGGCATCCCTGACATGGTTCAGTTTTGGATGAGATGACTCGTAGACAGGTAAGAACCTAAACATGTTTGGGAGACTGGAAACAGGAGCATTTTCTGTTGATTTCACCAGTGAGGTAAACGCATTTAGAAAAGCCAGGGGAATGCAATCAAGAATTCCCTGGTTCCATTTGTTGTCCCAGAGGATATTTTCCCTTGAAGATGCCAAGAGGAAGTCTGCTTGGATAATGAATGGAAAATTTGTGATTGTTTCTGTTGGTAGAAAGGAGTAGATTCCAGGCAGACTTGACCCTCTTTTGAGTCTTGTCCCATTTGGAAAAGCGAGAGTGATTGTCCACTCATCTACCTCCATTCTAGCATCCACTTTCCTTTCAGGCTTCACAGGAAACCTTTGTTTCCACATGTAGTACCCACATTCTGTGTCTATTACATCACCAGTTTCATCAGCAGTGAGATGAACTGTATAAGAAACAGCATCCATGCTCTTTGAAGTAACAAAGTTTTTCTCACTGGAAATGGATATTGCACTTACAGTGTTAAGCTTAGGATTCTCATTGACTTCCCTGACAGAAAGCCGCCTTATTTTTGAAAGAAACAAGAGAACTTCAGGATGGATGCTTGAAAGCTGATCCTTGACTGGTTTGACCTTCACTGGTTTTAGAGGCAACACCAGAGTTGTGGTTGGCAGAGTTTTAGACGAACCATATACACTTTGAATGGCAGATAGTGTTGGATCCTTCTCCACCGACTCAGGAACAATATATCCAACGTTACAATGCTCACAAGGTTTTTCGTTAAACCTTATCTGATAACCATTACTGAAAATATAAGGCTGAGTCGTTATCAAAAACACGCTTTTGAATCCAATTCCTGtgacaaattaaataaaaatgtgtCACAACACAAGACAGTGCTACAATATTTTCATTTTAGGACACTTAGGCTACTGTTAACCTTGAAACACCATAATCTTTATTTCAAATATTCATTCCAAGACCATCAGTACAAAATTAACTTCTTTCATAACATGAAAATAGCCTCAACTGTAAATCATGTTGAAAAAAGTTTAGGTTATTGTTACTTTATTGTTAAAAACACACTATCAATGTTCAAGCTTTATTGTTTGACGTCTCTAAAGTTAAAAACACCAACATCTTTTCTACATAAGCCTTAAAAAATAGTTACTTTATCCAAAATCTTTAAAACACGAACATCATCATGTAAAGGCACAAGAGCTTCAGCATGACATACGTTTGACTAATTTTCAAATTCTTTTTTCTGTGGAAAACTTTAGATCGATTAATTTAATATGCAGAGTCATTCTTTAATAATATATAGATGTTACATTCATTTGGATGAGATTTAAGGCATGCACGTGACAAAATTATGAGTATAGAAATTAAATAAAAACCAGAGGTTACTTTTTCGCCAATGTAACCACGCTTACGGAGACCTTTCTTAGTAGAACGTCCCACGCTACAAATCGACTCAATGTTCTTTACGGAAAACCCTTTCTCGTTGTTGAAAACTAACAACGTCGCCGGAGCTCCGGTGTTTGTTATGTCATTGGACGTAATCACGAATTCCAAGGATGGAACAACCCCTTCCGGATACTCGTTATCCTCAGCGTTCTGTGAAATAGCATTAAACCAAATAACAGCTTATAATCACGAAGCATCGTCGGTCATCGTCAAATTTACAGACCATAAATCTAAACAAGTTAACACATAGTTTATTTTTTTCAGAAACTACAAAAACGACAAAAATATTTCGAAGAGTATTGAAGTAAAGCAGACCAGTGATCAGGTTCAAAATCCAAAAGAAAACGGTCGATGAACCACCGTGAGCAGTTACCGAGAGAAATTACGGATCAGAAACATAAAATGTGATGCGAAAACATCATGAACTATTTTAAGATAATAACAGAAAGCAAAGAAATGAAACAAATATATACCTGTATAAGTTCCATCAAAAAATGCACGTCCTTAGCGTAAAGCTCGGCAGACAGATTCTTAACCGCCTGATGAAGATCCTCCGTTAGCGGATTTGCCTTTCCGCCGATAGAGAACTTCGTCTTCCTGATTTCGTTCACATGTTCCCTCGCCGCTGTAGTCGTCGACGCCATTGTATGtgaaccaaaaaaaaaacaatgcacGATTCGTCTTCCTCCGTATTCAAACCACAAACAAACTACGCATAGTTAATAACCAGATCGATCAATAGAGAGAAAATTGGTGAGGAAGGAAGAGAAGATCATTGGGACAACAAAAGAGCGGGATGGTGACTATAAATTGATTCGACGTCTTTGTCAATTCCGATTCTTCAGATTCTTTCCCAATAACTCCGCTTTTACTAGCGAACTTTGGTAACTTGCACTTACAGTCCTTACTAAATAAGTTAGCTacaaattaaaccttttaaagcTTTTTCGCAATAGTTTTATGGGTGCCATATATAACATTACTTATTTAAGTAGAGAAAGTGCTCTCACTTCGCTATGGGTccgaaaatatgttgtcttgGTGTGGGTCAATGAACTTTCAAGTTACATATTTCTTtgtagtttttttatttaaaaagtaCATATTTTCATTGGCTAAACCTAAAAGCCTGATTTTCCATAGGCAATCTAAAAAAATAGAAGTAGGACATTACATATGTTGGCATTTAGGTTTGCCGGATGCTAGGCAAACATTGGGGACTCGGTGCATTTGTTGCCCCTTTTGTTGAATTGTGTTGTTAAAAGGGTAATATGGTAGCGATACAAATAGAATGCTCCTAGTATTTGGTTGAGTTAGTTGTGAATGAAAAAATGATAGCAGCAACCACTTTTGAATGAAATAATACTATGACTTGGTTTTCTAATCATCTTAAGTATGTGAATGATGCACTCAAATAGAATGTCATTAGTAACACAAAAAGttctaaatgaaaaaaaatagcaCATGTTGCAGTTATAACCAAAATGACAATTTTCCCTTTGTCCTTTTTGTTGAATTTTGGCAATGCTGCAGCCACTTATGTGACTAATATCCCTATGAAGCTTAAATTTTTTTAAGCACAAAGCTTTAAAAACTTGAAAGTACAACGCAtgatataaaacataaataactgatgttatattgattattctTCCCTACGAATACACAATACATGTTACAGTTATAAATAGTCACATGTAACAAATGTTGGATCATAACACCTTACTTTTATTCTTGCTTGCTATAATTGGGGAAGAATGATGGTATTGCCCTTTGAATTTATATCTACTATCATTGGGTtttccggtcaactcaactcagCCAACTTTTGCATTAAAGTAAGCCAATCTTTGAGTGATGGATCATTCATGTTACAGTCTTCCCAGAATTTTGCATTAACATAGTATTTCTTTGGGGTATAACTAAAACGAATTTCAAAGAAGAATCTTATTTGATTCGTGCCATCCGTCTGCACAAAATAGCATTGTACCTTTAAGTCAAgaaatataaagtcaaaaaatatattaaaatttttgcATAAAGGGTAATTTCAGTATTTTCCTGCATATACAGTATAATTTTTGTAATCTTCTACATTAAAATGTTAACTTCTATAATTTCATGCATTTAAATTGTAATTTTTATCATTTTCTACGTCTTTTTATCCATTTAAAGTTTAATTTCTATAACTCTCTATGGTAAAAGGGTTATTTATGTCATTTTTTGCATTTATATGACAATTTTCTATAATTTTTTCATTTATAAAGACAATTGTTATGTATCtttagccccccccccccccccacccacccacacacacacacatacacacacacacacacacacacatatatatatatatatatatatatatatatatatatatatatatatatatatatattgttgggttCAACAAGGaaccattttaaaccttagaaccAAGAAACCAATCTTTTCTAACTTTTTGTAATACCCAGAATCTAGAAGGTCAATTGTTGAATTTAGGCCAATTTGgagttgaactcggcgagttggaggagcCAACTCGACGTGTCAAAGATGAAGAATCATGAGGATTAAAGGGTCTACTCGGCAAGTAGAAGTTGTTTTGATCGCGGGGTTTAATgagaaaactcggcgagttgaggagccaactcgatgagttcagcGTTGTTTAGGAACCCTAATGTTTAGGGTGTcgcccctatttaaagaactttaACCCCTTGGCTAGCCTCCTTACCGGCCACCCTTGTCCAGAAAAAACCTAGATTCGTGCAATCTTATCCTaagttgagtgtgtgagcttaaaAGTTGATTCTTTTGGTCCTGTTTTGAAAGAGCTTGAGGTTGGTGGTGCCTAGCTTGAAGGGAAAGCTTTAGATCCAGAATCTCCTTGTGTTTTACTACTCATTTGAGGTAAAAGGTTGAAATCTTGTACATctattgcttagatctcttccttGGAAGTTTATTGTCATATTTGACTCATTTTTGGATTGTTCATGGGGTTGAGAATTTCATGGAGTTATCACTTTAGATCTGGACGTTTGATGGTCTCTTttggcttaaagttgcaaactttattggATTCAATGCCTCATCCATGCATTAAGTTCTCTATTAAGCCTTGTATGAGTCATAGAGCTTCGTTTAgaatgcatgaacataaagttggcaactttacgtggtattccAGCCCTAGAGGACCAAATATGTATGTTGAAGCATAAGATTCGATGAAAAGGGGTTGAATATGTTAAGActgggaaaactcgacgagttgtcgtgccaactcggcgagttggctagggtttttccCGATCTTTTGAGCTTTGTGGGAACTCGAGGATTTTTTGAGTACacttggcgagttgggtcaacttggaccattgactttgacttttgacttataTATTTGAGCAAGTTTGTCCCAAGGGGTGTTTGTCACACCTCGACCAACTGCGGAAAATGCCGGAGTCGCGACGTTATAAATTGAATCACTGTTAACCACATATGTTGAACATTTAAAGtacaataattaatatattacaaacatTCAAATTTTTAAAAAGAAAGCATTACAATACTTTAACATTTGacgatattaaaaaaaacatatcacGATTATTTAATaataaggaaataatatttccttAGCACCGACGTCATACCTACGGCTTCTTATTTACCTGAGAACACATACAttttaaaaatacgtcaacaaaaattgttggtgagttccATAAGTTTTGACGCcgatatttttacaaaataaaatgCAATTTTTATGAATGTAAGAACTATAAACGAAGGAAACATACACCattataaatttcaaataaatatatattagatGAACTTAATTTCTTGAATTGGTATAACATTTCAAAATAAGTATTATTTAGAATATATAAGTAGCAATTTATATATTTTCAATGAGTGAATTACCAATTATTTACTTTATGTAAATAAATAATATCACCAAAACAATTAAACCAATACTTTCCGttttgatttatattaatatttttagcAGTGGATTTCCGGGGTTATGTAGAGTTTAATAACCAAGCTATGAGACTTGTATCCGTCTCtattaaatataaaatagttCCAACGACGCTTCATCAACGTCAAAACAACAATGAGATAAAATAAGAAGTTATCGTCCGTTTTGTCTCGTCATAcgaaggttgtagctagcaaccgcggACGGGATGTCAATCCATATAGATTTATACATAACATTCTCCACTCCTTGGAGACTAACGGTTATTTCAGAGGGCTTCACTAAGTTTATATTCTTAGTTTGATGAAAAATAAACTTACATAAAGATCCCGTATTTTTGTTCACAATTCTTTAGTTATATAAAGTTTATTTATCTtagaacaataacaaataaaaactTATCATCGAAACTCAGGCCGCATAACGGTTGTATTTGGAGCACTAGCAAATTTTCAATCTAAGTGAAAATCCACCGTTTTAACGATCATTAGATATAAACCtacaatttataataaaaactaGAAATTTAGCAAATATTATAGTAAccaaaaatttaatattttataagatGACAATATTAAACATCCAAAATTttatattatcattattattttttatatatataacaattagtCAAAATATTAGTACATATGTATGTCTTATAGGGTTTATATATGTCTATAATTTTGCAAATTTTTATACCCAAAAGTACACAGTACACTTGTACATTATAGTACACAGTACACTTGTACATATTACGTATATTTATTTACATATATGTAAATAATAGAATAACATGCAATGAGATAGAGATACAAAATTTGGAGATTTTTAATGtttcattttgatataataaTAAGTACAGCAAGTTTTATACGGTAAGAAGTTCATAACTCCATTTTACGTGAATAGTGTATTTTTGCGGATAAAAGCTTTTATGCGACAGAAAAACTATCACAATATGTTTAAAAGTGTCATATAAGTAATAAATGTaacatttaaaattttatgaACCCATACAATTTCTTATAGTTTGAACCTGTAATATCATATGCTTGtgtgtattcccccccccccccataattGTTTAACAAAGTAAAAAGGGGCCATGGAGAGTCACGTTAGTAACGAGAGTCGGGAAGTGTCGGGAAGATCAAGTTTTGAGCGGGTTTTGCTCCGGGATTCTTGGAGTCGACCTATACACCTCGAAACAGAAAGGTAACGGAATAAGGAAACTATATATGTTTGTTTAGGACCGAACCCATCATCGGGATTATCTCGTCGGAACTGTTCATGCCACCGGCCACCATAGCAGGTGTTGAATGTTCTTCGACATTTTTGAATGTGTTCTGAACAGAAAAGAAAGATGGTTACCTGAGATCAATGGAGGAGTAAGGAAGAACGACGAGAAACTGCTTGAGGGTTGAAAAGAGATGAAGACATGAGGGTAAATAGTGGTTGTCGCCGGTTCTTCTTCTCCAGTGAGCAGTGCCGACGGTCCTATTTGTGATCGGAGGCTTGCATCAACTGGCCATGGCGGTGGTTTGGTGGTTATCGGGTCAGTCTGCCATTAAAATAGAAGGAAGACGAGATGTTGGGTTGAAGAATGCAACAGATTCGGTTGTTGCTGGGTTTTTCTGTGATCTAGTGGAACACAAGAGAGAGGGAGTTAAGAAGATGAAGGGGGAGTGTGAAGAGTGTTATCTAAAAATAAATTCAGTGGTGAGATATTTGATCATATTTCTTGTACAGTTTGATGATCGAATGAAGATGTGGAAGTACATCTGAAATAGTTCCAAAGATATCAAGCATGTGAGGTATTTGTGAGTATGCAggtgagagagatagagaggaaAGGGGAGACTGTAGCACCTGATTACTAGTATGTGGAAATTTGTATAAGTGTTTGCATTCTtagccttgtgctcggcgagttgtaggcccgactcgccgagtagagtcgggacccgggacacgttttaagttggcgactcggcgagtccatattctggactcggcgagtcaccgctgttggatgaaaccctaagtttcaggggtttacaccctatttaaaccctcattccgccccaatctcgcccccattcaccctcataGCCCTATATCTCGTTCAAGCTTtgtttccttgtgagtttgaagctttTGGTGTGTCCTCTTGAAGTTTTGGAGTgggaagaagagtagatcaagaagaataAGAGGAGGTCAGGCATCTTTGAGCTATCTCAGTGTGTTTCCTAAGGTATaatgtcacaactgaaaattttgagccatgtaagctatacattcaagttaatgtgaatcaaaaacttcaatcaaacacaacatgctagtactacaaatagtcatcaaacaattggagaccctagaagctcttattaagtctattttagactagaacttccttattggatccaaatgggccaataagcttccaattagactatcataggCTTAGAatcctaattgggctctaattggacccacacttatttatttcaacattttggaccatgttgaacctagaatgaaataaatcacaagctttgatccataatttaacttAACTTcgcctaataaagcataaaaatcacaattttattttataaggccaatgatcacccaaactacctcaaatattgggcttaagggccaaaaggcccaaaattttttttccccaccattctcggcccaaaggcccaaacccaagaagataaggaagagttgacttaagtgtgccacctcattattgtccatagggtATCCATGCAATATAGTCCATGTATCCATgcaacatcacttcaaaatcacttcttccttctctcctctctcactctcggccatacactcacacacacacacaaaaatctctcacatcctctctagatcactcaagaacaactcttcccctccatccaaaatctcgaaaattaggaagcattcaagaaggttcttccacaaaaatcatcatctaaggtaaggttttgcttggatctatgacttgtattccttatttatcaaacatctcttcctaatccatgcaaaaatcatgatcttgcactctagaaacccccataatctcgaaaagttcatcaaggagtgcaaaggccaaaaatcacttcatttcttccaatctttcttcaaaaaccgaatcaacacccaaggtgagcttcataccccctattttctgttttatgagttttgtggggggggggaatacaagtgaaagtgtagatctatatgtgttttgtatgccttgtatgatttccatgcttatatgtatgcttttatgtgttttaatgttggatctagccattaaacccctcaaaaccgagatataacttatgttttatgattttagcttcaaatatatttctacatataaagtgatacaagaaaaatagctaagtggttagcaacaattttctttaagctaaaaacacaaattttgggccaaaaatgtgaaaaatacaaaattaagggcccaaattgacatttcacagattctgatggatgaaatgtgccaaaaccgtttccataaaattatttctggaattatactcaattagaggattaaaaacataaatttcaagcttaatgggctaaaaatgacattttcggcccaatgaggcccattatgagaatttttctgttttggagggccaaaactgtgaatttctgtaaaacagtggactataagtgtcccaaatccttttcaaaggtttaaaatgctttttaaatttaaaaaggaccaaagttgcaaaaattttccaatttgggccaaaattgtcaaaattgcgaaaagaagggttaaaaaccgagaaaactgcatttttagggacttaaactgttttctatgaaaaatatgctgaaaaatattaatttcaataatttttggtgttaaaatgtcaagaaaaatagtttaaggaccaaaccgggaaatattacataaaaagggttgaaaatgtaaattttacaaacaatgaggggctgaaaaacaTAAATATTTCAAGTCTAATTCAAtacgtacaatttgatcaaataatggcaccgcgactatcgatgaaatacaactcattacaataccaaaagtcgttgttaaacgaattggctcggtctcgagccaatagaaatctacaactactaactctacgacactacgattcatacaagtaaagtttggtaatacatatacatacgagtgtgcacagacgtctacgcaccatcttcgggccccaaaagtgtaaaatcttgcttgttgggcctagctagcccaatgacctgatcttaaggcccgaagacacatattttctacgaagtgttgagtttcaccgacttggcacaacgtagagtgactttcaatggcttgtaccactggtccccaagggtccttggtattgctagaagagtctgcatattttacgaggcgggtcggggacccctcgcacgcatattttccccaaccggttaatggagtcaccggggtcttcgtgacctctttctcttcggatgtggggctacacctagtccgggcgattggataacgcgattagtactgacgacgccttcgggttcgttagtatatctataaactgagcgtttgtgtaacgcgggtttgtagtaaataatcctgctcgagaaccttccaacgtcgcctgggactgacactatacgctatgcaacgGTTTCAATATAACTTCATGTaactcaaggaactaggagaacgtcgggttttcctagggttttcaatacatacagatttgaaaagcATACATATTcaatgaatatattttttttacaagtatagaaacaaacaagcatacatgtggatcttcacaaacgttttcaaaagcttttcttttcagaaaatatcggattttctggtggtttttcaaacaatacaaacattcgattttgaatactacttatgaactcaccaacatttcatatgttgacgtttttcaaaatacttgtattctcagggaaccagtgaatcaagggaattcataatcagtgacggttgcagtttatttgtgtatgaatcaaacaattaaatttttgggaatgtaatgtgtAAACAATGTACGACAATGTAAACACTgctggttgtaatatattaatgcacggtgacgaatgttgttatgtttcatatatattcaatgttatggtattcaattgagtcacgacagcccccggacgtttccgccgtctggttcgggggtgtgacaggttggtatcagagctttgtttatagtgaactagcatgtcgagccatacattgatatgcaactataaaccaaaaagagggactaacataactctgaacaaaacaagtaaataaaatacacttgcttgcattaggaataaggacctaacgtcgaatcaaacacaataatgctggtatctcggttcattcgagactgttcttagggataccaaggagtgaatgtagcctgatcaactacattctctccaaggtaaaactaacacacgtcttgatgagatcgggatagccagggaacctaaaactataccctctatcacccaaaaagagaatgtttgcttagtctgtgtaatagtcatagtaccctaggaataatgtagcataattacgtactcgcgcagacagcatggctggttttcatcaccctggagacccctacttccctaatcagggaaacaacgggtggctagaggaggaggaggaggagcctgaggaagagcctgaagaagaacctgaggaggaccccgaagaggaatctgacggggaaccggaggcagaagtcgagggcgagcctgccgaacccgaagaagacgaagaacctttcggagaggagctcgatgacagcgaagggggtgattcggacgcagagtccgaggtcatcgatcccccttacccgatcagggtgcctgcttatcgtgtgggacccactggacctacccctccttggggcattgacctttggagatggagcagacagcagggacagcgacccccatttggcatgtcacgtgagttctttgacttgagggacggaggaccggccgaccgagccctaccggtcatggtgagacgattacgggacaccggcgaccttgctcaggacactgctgatcaGGTACGCCAACTGTGGACTAGGGtagagcgtgcggaacaggagacgcgtgacgtcctccgggagtttcacatgaggcaggtaaggtgggaatctcgactccaggatgcagaacgcttggtggctcgtcttcagggagcatccacatcttcggcaccacctcctgacgcagctcatcgcggttagggatagacctatcgtagtaggacattaggaactatgttatgtactccggctctatgtttaagtgactacactactcatggagccgttatgctgtcggattagtgttacttatgtatgctcttacgagcaaattttcttgtactaaacacggataatattaataaacttttgtgtgttttgctatgatattctcagttgttatatgttgagacgttatgattgtatgcttgatgatagtaatgtttaggttcgtaccatacacctagttagtaggatcataacctcaccgaaaccacgtacactcaacatctttccgtttcatgacagaaagatgcctcgcccagctactcgcggaaatcccgaaccaaccccacccgaagttgactccactgctttccaggtagccgtgtctgctgcggtcacggcagctatggcacaacttcaccgagggaacaacggaggaggcaatggtcaaggctccggaagttcgaacaacgggacgaaccaaggactcac includes these proteins:
- the LOC111906349 gene encoding uncharacterized protein LOC111906349 — its product is MASTTTAAREHVNEIRKTKFSIGGKANPLTEDLHQAVKNLSAELYAKDVHFLMELIQNAEDNEYPEGVVPSLEFVITSNDITNTGAPATLLVFNNEKGFSVKNIESICSVGRSTKKGLRKRGYIGEKVTSGIGFKSVFLITTQPYIFSNGYQIRFNEKPCEHCNVGYIVPESVEKDPTLSAIQSVYGSSKTLPTTTLVLPLKPVKVKPVKDQLSSIHPEVLLFLSKIRRLSVREVNENPKLNTVSAISISSEKNFVTSKSMDAVSYTVHLTADETGDVIDTECGYYMWKQRFPVKPERKVDARMEVDEWTITLAFPNGTRLKRGSSLPGIYSFLPTETITNFPFIIQADFLLASSRENILWDNKWNQGILDCIPLAFLNAFTSLVKSTENAPVSSLPNMFRFLPVYESSHPKLNHVRDAIKAKLMNEAIVPCESHTEQKLFCKPNEVGRLKPAFWSILNKARRQGVSFSNISSHGAYLLASSFDKSDYNVILDFLEIKPVSHEWYAKCIGSSRLVLGVTEDVYIQLLVFIAESWESCFQNSNMKNIPLIKYIGRDGKDDVFTPASGTNKLMAADSVCISWLHNCNTEFRNSIGNFFLPKATQEAIRSCSQKSTLVKWLRDEMKMKFVTVCEYAKLVSHSLNNDRKLVVTYAHFLHNSFKKEYLGKHEVEELCIDIPIVDNYGNVTKTRSGVLVPAKGSRWVELIGSNPWRQHNYVEMGEDYTRGACYFGMVTSGE